The sequence AGAGGGCGCTGGATCATTTTTTCCGAAGAGAAAAACTTGCGGCACTGCGTGAGATTACACTGCGAAGGACAGCGGATCGTGTGAACCGTATTGCGGAAGAAGAACGAAATATTATGGGAGATATGGAATACCATACCGGAGAACATGTGCTCGTATGTATCTCGGCTGCCGAATCCAGCCCAAAGGTAATTCGATCTGCTGCGCGGCTTGCATATGCTTTTCATGCAAAGTTTACAGGAATCTATGTAGAGACTCCGGAAATGCAGGAAGCAGGAGAAAAGACAAAACAGAGCCTTCAAAATCACATGGAACTTGCGCGTTCGCTCGGAGCGAAGATTGTGACGGTATTTGGTTCAGATATCGGTTTTCAGATTGCGGAGTATGCAGTTGTCGGAAATGTGTCAAAAGTGGTTCTTGGCAGAACAAATCACAACCGTTTTATTCAAAAACCAAGACCGGAACTTTTGGAGAAGCTTAACAACCGGGCACCGAATATCGATGTCTATGTAATCCCGGACATCAAGCAGAAAAAGATACGCACAAGGATGAATATCAGATCGGAGAGATGGGAGAAAAAGTGGAAACGAATTTTTTGGGGATTTGCTGCAATTACGGTTGTAATGATTTTGACTACGATGGTTGCCTTTGTCCTACAAAAATGGAATCTTCCGGAATCCAACATTATTATGGTGTACATTCTGGGGGTATTGTTGTCATCTTATATCTCTGACAATAAATTGTTTGCGGTGTATTCTTCCATGTTCAGTGTGCTGGCGTTTAATTTTTTCTTTACGGAGCCGTATTTGTCCTTAAAAGCTTATGACAAGGGGTATCCGACTACATTTCTGATGCTCTTTATTGTGGGGCTGTTTACAGCTGTTCAGACAAGAAAACTGAAATTGCAAAACAGGGAGAGCGTAAAAAAGGCGTACCGTACAGAGATTTTGCTGGAAAACAGTCAGAAGCTTCGACGTTGTAAATCAGAGCTGGAAGTGTGGAACCAAGTGGCAGGACAGGTTGGAAAATTGCTGAATTTATCTTTGATCATTTATCCGGTAAATGAAAAAGGACTCTTAAATGATGCGCTTGTATTTCCGAAAAAAGGCGTGACGAAGGAGCAGCTGGAGTTCCTTTTGGATTCTCAGGAGCGTGCAGTGGCGCAGTGGTCAGCTGCAAATCATCACCGCGCGGGAACATGTACGCATACACTCCCGACTGCAAAGGCGATGTATATCCCGATTCAGAACGAAAAAGAAGTGAAAGGAATTCTTGGAATCTATTTGGAAGAACGCCGAAAATTGCAGGAATTTGAATATGGGCTGTTGATTGCGATGTTAAATGAGACCGGAGTAAAACTTCAAGACACATTTCACTGATAGTATGGTATAATGGGTATAAATTACAATCTGATAGGAGAGGTGTATGGGAGAACAAGGGGCCAAACGTCACAATGACAGTTGGAAAGGAATTGGTGTCACAATAGTTATTTTGGCAATAGCGACAGGGATTGGAGCGATGTTTCGCTACCTGAGGTTTACAGAAGCAAATATATTGATTGTATATGTGCTCGGGGTTATGATCACTGCCGTGATCACGGCAAGCAGAATGTGGAGTGTGCTTTCCTCCCTTTGCAGTGTTCTGCTTTTTAACTTTTTGTATACGGAGCCGAGATTTTCACTCACTGCATATGATTCCGGGTATCCGATTACGTTCGTGATTGCATTTCTTGCGGCGATCATTGCGAGTAATTTAGCGATCCAGCTCAGAAAACAGGCAGAACAGTCGGCGTTGATGGCTTATCGCACAAAAATTCTTCTGGAGACGAATCAGATACTGCAGAAGGCAGAAAACGCAGAAGAAATCATACGAGAGGCGGCAGGACAGATTGTGAAATTGATCGGGAAAAGTGTCGTGTATTATGAATGTACAGACGGAATTCTTTGTGAGCCGTCGGTCTGCCTTGCGCAAGGAGAACAGGAAAAAGAGATCTATATAAGCGCGAAAGAGCGGGAAACTGCCCGGTATGCATTTGAGAGCAAGAAGCGTGCCGGTGCGGGTACAGAAGTAAAAAAAGATGCAGTCTGTATGTATTTGACGATCCGCAATTGTGACAATGTATATGGTGTGATCGGGATCGCTCTGAAAGGGGTACAGTTAAATACATTTGAAAGCAATCTGCTTCTCTCGATTTTGGGAGAATGTGCATTGGCGTTGGAGAAAGAGATCTATAACCGAAAACGAGAAGAGGCGGTTACAAAAGCGAAAAATGAGCAGCTGAGAGCAAATCTGCTGCGATCGATTTCGCATGATCTGCGAACACCGCTTACAAGTATATCGGGGAATGCGGCAATTCTTTTGAATAACGAGGAAGCGTTTGATAAAGAAAAACGCAGACAGCTGTATACGGGAATTTATGACGATTCGATGTGGCTGATCAACCTTGTGGAAAATCTGCTTTCCGTGACGCGCCTGGAAGAAAGTTCTATGCAGCTCAATATGCAGGTGGAGCTTGTGGACGAGGTGATTGAGGAGGCGCTAAAGCATATTAGCAGAAAGCGGGAAGAACATCAGCTAGTGTACGAACCGTCCGAGGAATTGCTTCTTGCGAAGATGGATTCCAGATTGATAGTGCAGGTGCTGATCAATCTTGTGGAAAATGCAATAAAATATACACAGGAAGGTTCCCGCATAGAGGTCTCTGCGGTGCAAAAGGCAGATATGATAGAAATATCGGTTGCAGACAATGGAAAGGGAATCAAAGAGGAAGCAAAAGAAAAAATCTTTGATATGTTTTATACGGCTGAGAATAAGCCGGCGGACAGCAGAAGAGGACTTGGACTTGGGCTGTTTTTGGCAAAATCTATTATCCATGCACATGGCGGAACAATTTGGGTTGCGGATAACGTTCCAAGCGGAACGATATTTTCATTTACATTACAGGCTGAGGAGGTAACGATAAGTGAATAAACCATTGATATTAGTAGTAGAGGACGATACAGCGATCAGGAACCTGATCACGACGACATTAGAGACACAGGACTATCGTTTCCATACAGCGCCAAACGGCGTGCAGGCTCTTTTAGAGTCGGTGTCTCAAAAGCCGGACATTATGCTTTTGGATCTGGGACTTCCGGATATGGATGGAATTGAGATTATTAAAAAAGTTCGTTCCTGGTCAAATCTTCCAATTATTGTAATCAGCGCAAGAAGCGAAGATCGTGATAAGATTGATGCGCTGGATGCAGGGGCGGACGATTATCTGACCAAACCATTTTCTGTGGATGAACTTTTGGCGAGGCTTCGCGTGACGCTAAGAAGGCTGCAGTACATGAGTGTGTCGCAGGAGCAGACAGAATTTGTTAATGGAGATCTGCGGATTGATTATGTGTCCGGATGTGTATATTTGAAAGAAAAAGAACTGCATCTGACTTCGACAGAGTATAAATTATTGAGTCTGCTTGCAAAGAATGTAGGGAAAGTGTTGACGCACACCTACATTACAAGAGAAATATGGGGAAGTGCGTGGGATAATGATGTGGCATCGCTTCGGGTTTTCATGGCAACCCTTCGAAAGAAGATTGAAGAAAACCCGTCGCAGCCGCAATATATTCAGACACATATCGGCATCGGCTACCGCATGCTTCGAGTTGTTAATAAGTAAAAGAGTGGATAACTTTCTTTTCGCCCATGATGATTAAAGTTTCATCGCGGGTGAAAATGTGTTCCGGTTCTGGAAGAGGGGAGATTTTCCCTTCTTTTTTTGTTGCGAGAATGCTGATGTTGTACCGGTTTCGTATAGATTTTTCGATGATGCTTTTGCCAATCCAATTGCCTGGAACTGCCACTTCACAGATCGCAACCTCCGGTGTGAGTTCGATGTAATCAAAAATATTTTTTGAGCCATATTTGATGGCGAGACGCTCTGCCATTTCGCGTTCTGCATAGACGACGTGATCAGCTCCGTTTCTAAGCAGTAATTTGCGGTGTACGTCTCTGCAGGCGCGGGCGAGAATGTACTTCGCTCCAAAATCTTTTAACAGAACAGTGATCTCAAGTGCGCTTTGAAAATTATCTCCGATTGCGACTACACAAAGATCGAAATTATTGACACCAAGAGATTTGATGAAGGTCTCGTTTGTGGCATCAGCAATCTGAATGTCCGGCAGAATGTTGATGGCATTGTCTGCACGCCCTTCGTTTTTTTCGACAGCAAGTACCGAATTGCCTTCCTCTAAAAATTTACGTGTGATGTGACGTCCGAAACGTCCAAGTCCAATTACTAAAATAGATTTCATAATCAATACCTCTTAACCAAGTTGAATTTTTTCCAGTGGCAGAGCCGATGGAAGCTGTTTTCTTGTAAATGAAAAAGCTAAAAGCATGGTAAGGGAACCAACCCTTCCGAATATCATTAAAAATGCAAGCAACGCGTGAGACAGCGGCATCAGTTCCGGTGTGATTCCAGTGGAAAGTCCAACTGTTGCGATTGCCGATACACTTTCAAATAAAGAATCTAAAAAGTCAATGTTCTCAATTCTGGATATGATCATAGCCGCAGAGAACGAGAATGTAATATACAAAAAGAAAATGCAGGTTGCCTTTCTTGTGATGAAGTCTTCCAGGCGTCTGCCGAACACTTCGGTAGATTTTCTGCTGCGAAATGTCGTGATGACAGAAAGAACCAAAACGGCAAAAGTTGTTGTTTTGATTCCGCCGGCGGTAGAGCCAGGGGAACCGCCAATCAGCATCAGACTGATAATCAGAAATCGACCAGTCTGAGTCAGAGCAGACAGGTTAACACTGTTGAATCCGGCAGTTCTTGCACTGACAGACTGAAAAGCTGATGCTGCGACCTGTTCGGAAAGTGTCAGATCCTGATAGGCACCTGTCCCACGTTCACATACAAAAAGCAAAAGCGTGCCGGCTGCGATCAGGAAAAGTGAGACACTCAAAACAAGTTTGGTGTGAAGCTGCATTTTGTGAAAATGTAATTTTGTTGCTAATATGTCCCGCCAAACGAAGAAACCAAGTCCCCCGATGATAATAAGCGCCATAATGATAAGATTCACATACCAGTTTCCAACTTCTCCTGTCAGTGAGGAAAATGGC comes from Coprococcus phoceensis and encodes:
- a CDS encoding TrkH family potassium uptake protein codes for the protein MKIILFGYCAIICIGSILLALPISTRNPDAANLFTGFFTATSATCVTGLIQVDTYTHWSFFGQGVILCLIQIGGIGFMTLCISIMTLTKRKIGLVSRSLMQNSVSAPQIGGIVKMTRFIIIGTFSIEFLGAFLLAFHFCPKFGLSKGIWFSIFHSISAFCNAGFDLMGSVQPFSSLTGEVGNWYVNLIIMALIIIGGLGFFVWRDILATKLHFHKMQLHTKLVLSVSLFLIAAGTLLLFVCERGTGAYQDLTLSEQVAASAFQSVSARTAGFNSVNLSALTQTGRFLIISLMLIGGSPGSTAGGIKTTTFAVLVLSVITTFRSRKSTEVFGRRLEDFITRKATCIFFLYITFSFSAAMIISRIENIDFLDSLFESVSAIATVGLSTGITPELMPLSHALLAFLMIFGRVGSLTMLLAFSFTRKQLPSALPLEKIQLG
- a CDS encoding ATP-binding protein, producing MGEQGAKRHNDSWKGIGVTIVILAIATGIGAMFRYLRFTEANILIVYVLGVMITAVITASRMWSVLSSLCSVLLFNFLYTEPRFSLTAYDSGYPITFVIAFLAAIIASNLAIQLRKQAEQSALMAYRTKILLETNQILQKAENAEEIIREAAGQIVKLIGKSVVYYECTDGILCEPSVCLAQGEQEKEIYISAKERETARYAFESKKRAGAGTEVKKDAVCMYLTIRNCDNVYGVIGIALKGVQLNTFESNLLLSILGECALALEKEIYNRKREEAVTKAKNEQLRANLLRSISHDLRTPLTSISGNAAILLNNEEAFDKEKRRQLYTGIYDDSMWLINLVENLLSVTRLEESSMQLNMQVELVDEVIEEALKHISRKREEHQLVYEPSEELLLAKMDSRLIVQVLINLVENAIKYTQEGSRIEVSAVQKADMIEISVADNGKGIKEEAKEKIFDMFYTAENKPADSRRGLGLGLFLAKSIIHAHGGTIWVADNVPSGTIFSFTLQAEEVTISE
- a CDS encoding DUF4118 domain-containing protein → MEEMRPNSEQLLRRLKYEEEQKQTTRGKLKIFLGYAAGSGKTYTMLEAAHEAKKHGIDVVAGYIEPHDRPDTLKLTEGLEMIPPLWIEYKGVKFREFDLEQALKRKPKLILVDELAHTNVAGCRNHKRYQDVKELLRAGIDVYTTINIQHLESLNDLVGTITHIEVRERVPDRIFDHADQVEVIDIEPEDLIKRMQEGKIYQKQQAQRALDHFFRREKLAALREITLRRTADRVNRIAEEERNIMGDMEYHTGEHVLVCISAAESSPKVIRSAARLAYAFHAKFTGIYVETPEMQEAGEKTKQSLQNHMELARSLGAKIVTVFGSDIGFQIAEYAVVGNVSKVVLGRTNHNRFIQKPRPELLEKLNNRAPNIDVYVIPDIKQKKIRTRMNIRSERWEKKWKRIFWGFAAITVVMILTTMVAFVLQKWNLPESNIIMVYILGVLLSSYISDNKLFAVYSSMFSVLAFNFFFTEPYLSLKAYDKGYPTTFLMLFIVGLFTAVQTRKLKLQNRESVKKAYRTEILLENSQKLRRCKSELEVWNQVAGQVGKLLNLSLIIYPVNEKGLLNDALVFPKKGVTKEQLEFLLDSQERAVAQWSAANHHRAGTCTHTLPTAKAMYIPIQNEKEVKGILGIYLEERRKLQEFEYGLLIAMLNETGVKLQDTFH
- a CDS encoding potassium channel family protein; amino-acid sequence: MKSILVIGLGRFGRHITRKFLEEGNSVLAVEKNEGRADNAINILPDIQIADATNETFIKSLGVNNFDLCVVAIGDNFQSALEITVLLKDFGAKYILARACRDVHRKLLLRNGADHVVYAEREMAERLAIKYGSKNIFDYIELTPEVAICEVAVPGNWIGKSIIEKSIRNRYNISILATKKEGKISPLPEPEHIFTRDETLIIMGEKKVIHSFTY
- a CDS encoding response regulator, translated to MNKPLILVVEDDTAIRNLITTTLETQDYRFHTAPNGVQALLESVSQKPDIMLLDLGLPDMDGIEIIKKVRSWSNLPIIVISARSEDRDKIDALDAGADDYLTKPFSVDELLARLRVTLRRLQYMSVSQEQTEFVNGDLRIDYVSGCVYLKEKELHLTSTEYKLLSLLAKNVGKVLTHTYITREIWGSAWDNDVASLRVFMATLRKKIEENPSQPQYIQTHIGIGYRMLRVVNK